From Paenibacillus physcomitrellae, the proteins below share one genomic window:
- a CDS encoding DUF294 nucleotidyltransferase-like domain-containing protein: MKEAASPTIDLSSIHSAETSSELRLARWKEENKLLQLFSSVPIEDWNESVNRLQDEVMVQAISICERELAEAGAGVPPVPFAFVLFGSGGREEQTPWSDQDNGLIYADGGGAAADQYFEQFGLVLARILEETGYPPCKGKVMVSNPMWRLSLFGWHQQLADWREELRWEDVRYLTIASDLRCIAGDRQLAAEWRSDFMQLMSSNEELEAALLGNTVRHKAALNVLGQVITERFGEHAGEFDVKYGLYIPLVNGIRCIALYYGINETSTQDRILKLHELEAFPRPWIDALRRAFTKSLKFRSLTNRYTEDGVLQGDSYLTQETLKQKDVSRELRESLHTVRQLYRMLQRQHRFAERRLP; encoded by the coding sequence ATGAAAGAAGCTGCTTCGCCAACTATTGATTTATCAAGTATTCATTCTGCGGAGACTTCCAGCGAACTGCGTTTAGCCAGATGGAAAGAAGAGAACAAGCTGCTTCAGCTGTTCTCTTCGGTCCCCATCGAGGATTGGAACGAAAGCGTAAACCGGCTTCAGGATGAAGTGATGGTGCAAGCCATCTCGATCTGTGAGCGGGAATTAGCGGAGGCAGGTGCGGGAGTTCCTCCCGTCCCCTTCGCTTTTGTTCTGTTTGGCAGCGGTGGCCGCGAGGAACAAACGCCATGGAGTGACCAGGATAATGGTTTAATTTACGCCGATGGCGGAGGGGCCGCCGCCGATCAATATTTTGAACAATTTGGTCTGGTGTTGGCCAGAATTCTGGAGGAAACCGGCTACCCTCCCTGCAAAGGGAAGGTGATGGTATCCAATCCGATGTGGCGGTTGAGCTTATTCGGGTGGCATCAACAATTAGCGGACTGGAGAGAAGAACTCCGCTGGGAAGACGTGCGGTATCTAACGATTGCTTCCGATTTGCGTTGCATTGCCGGCGATCGTCAGCTGGCTGCTGAATGGCGCAGTGACTTTATGCAGCTGATGAGCAGTAATGAAGAGCTGGAGGCAGCTTTATTAGGAAATACGGTCAGGCATAAGGCTGCCTTAAATGTGTTGGGACAGGTCATCACGGAGCGTTTCGGCGAACACGCCGGCGAGTTTGACGTGAAATACGGGTTGTATATCCCGCTTGTTAACGGAATACGTTGTATAGCTTTATATTATGGGATCAACGAAACATCAACGCAGGACCGGATCCTGAAGTTACATGAGCTGGAGGCCTTCCCGAGGCCATGGATCGATGCGCTGCGGAGAGCTTTCACGAAATCGCTGAAATTCAGGTCGCTTACTAATCGCTATACGGAAGACGGCGTCCTGCAAGGGGATTCTTACTTAACCCAAGAAACACTCAAGCAGAAGGATGTATCCAGAGAGCTGAGGGAAAGTTTGCATACGGTCCGCCAGCTGTACCGGATGCTTCAAAGGCAGCATCGTTTTGCGGAAAGGAGGCTTCCATGA
- a CDS encoding TlpA family protein disulfide reductase, translating to MKSKAYVYKSILLGLAVMLLCNAVYLGYPALTADAKAAGSEGRVQIGKQAPFFELKGLDGQTYRIDGKRDKPLLLNFWASWCEPCRLEAPDLVKLAEKYKTELDVYGVNVTAYDDESKVKSFVDEFGIPFPVLMDRKEAVYSKYRGQAFPTQVLIDRNGIVREMIIGLLPPEDLEAKVRSLLLDK from the coding sequence ATGAAGTCAAAAGCTTATGTTTACAAATCGATCTTGTTAGGACTGGCCGTAATGCTATTATGCAATGCGGTTTATTTAGGATATCCGGCTTTGACTGCTGACGCCAAGGCCGCCGGCAGTGAAGGTCGTGTTCAAATCGGAAAGCAGGCGCCGTTTTTTGAATTGAAAGGACTGGATGGACAAACCTATCGGATTGATGGAAAAAGAGATAAGCCGCTGCTGCTGAACTTTTGGGCTTCCTGGTGCGAGCCCTGCCGGCTGGAAGCGCCTGATCTGGTGAAGCTGGCGGAAAAATATAAAACGGAATTGGATGTTTACGGGGTGAACGTCACCGCTTATGATGACGAATCCAAGGTGAAGTCCTTTGTTGATGAATTCGGGATTCCTTTCCCTGTTCTGATGGATCGTAAAGAAGCCGTTTATTCAAAGTACCGTGGCCAGGCGTTCCCGACTCAGGTTCTTATCGACCGAAACGGAATTGTGCGGGAAATGATCATCGGGCTTCTCCCTCCGGAGGATCTGGAGGCTAAAGTCCGCAGTCTTCTGCTCGACAAGTAA
- the tpx gene encoding thiol peroxidase has product MAQERANAATFKGNPLTLVGPELKVGDKAPDFTLSKSLVEEVSLKDFEGKIKLISVVPSLDTGVCDAQTRRFNQEGHDLGDQVAVLTVSVDLPFAQARWCGAAGIDRVITLSDYKHRSFGEAYGVLIKEFQLDHRAIFVLDADNTIRYVEYLGEMSEHPDYDKAIAAVEALL; this is encoded by the coding sequence ATGGCACAAGAACGTGCAAATGCTGCTACTTTCAAAGGTAATCCGCTCACACTGGTAGGTCCTGAACTTAAAGTCGGTGATAAAGCGCCTGACTTCACGCTCAGCAAAAGCCTGGTTGAAGAAGTTTCCCTGAAGGATTTCGAAGGCAAAATCAAGCTAATCAGCGTCGTTCCTTCTTTGGACACCGGTGTCTGCGATGCTCAGACACGCCGTTTCAACCAAGAAGGCCATGATCTCGGCGACCAGGTAGCTGTACTTACGGTCAGTGTAGACCTTCCATTTGCTCAAGCCCGTTGGTGCGGAGCTGCCGGTATCGATCGTGTCATCACTTTATCCGATTACAAACACAGATCCTTTGGCGAAGCGTATGGTGTTCTGATCAAGGAATTCCAGCTTGACCATCGTGCCATCTTTGTCCTCGATGCGGACAATACGATCCGCTATGTTGAATACTTGGGCGAAATGTCCGAACATCCGGATTACGACAAAGCCATCGCCGCTGTCGAAGCACTTCTGTAG
- a CDS encoding exonuclease domain-containing protein, producing MKEPEQTHGLWNAIKNRTLPSAIASKFGTESAQQIAFLRSLNKGLRRPETLHIQLKELKTAVFDLETTGFHPKQGDEILSFGAVKVEGVQVQQDETHHVIAKTSKRIPEEIVNLTGITQEMADQAPPLVEALHGFMSFVDDRVLIAHCSGHDKAFLDLALWKTSKSHLGHRVLDTMMIAQRLHSDSHMVSLDEWLNWYGIPITRRHHALEDAKMTAYLWTALVDQLGERAVYTLGDLYVFLSHS from the coding sequence ATGAAAGAGCCGGAACAAACTCACGGTTTATGGAACGCCATTAAAAATAGAACTTTACCTTCTGCAATCGCGTCTAAATTCGGCACTGAAAGCGCCCAGCAGATTGCTTTTCTGCGGTCGCTGAATAAAGGTCTTCGAAGACCTGAGACGCTTCATATTCAGCTTAAAGAATTAAAGACAGCTGTATTCGATTTGGAAACGACAGGGTTTCATCCCAAGCAAGGGGATGAAATTCTGTCGTTTGGTGCCGTTAAAGTAGAAGGCGTTCAGGTTCAGCAGGATGAGACTCACCATGTGATCGCCAAAACCTCCAAACGGATTCCAGAAGAGATTGTGAACCTTACGGGTATTACCCAGGAAATGGCCGACCAGGCTCCGCCGCTGGTTGAAGCGCTGCACGGGTTTATGAGTTTTGTGGATGATCGGGTGTTAATCGCGCACTGCAGCGGCCATGACAAAGCTTTCTTAGACCTGGCCTTATGGAAAACATCAAAAAGCCATTTGGGGCACCGGGTACTGGATACGATGATGATTGCTCAACGCTTGCATTCGGACAGCCATATGGTCAGTCTTGATGAGTGGCTGAATTGGTACGGCATTCCGATTACCCGCCGGCATCATGCTCTGGAAGATGCCAAAATGACGGCGTATCTCTGGACGGCGCTGGTGGATCAATTGGGGGAGAGAGCTGTATATACGCTTGGCGATCTCTACGTTTTTCTAAGCCATTCTTAA
- a CDS encoding DUF1499 domain-containing protein yields MSLKRTLTGLFRSVEGTSDRAKVPELKTRYYQLSKDKLWDEVSSTLKKVPGYKVVHEVPSVGEILLEKRTAFGRVMDITVSLVGTGPTRSAIDIYSATRGSLGDLGANYRNIQGLFSILDKKLSRYKTSA; encoded by the coding sequence TTGTCGCTAAAAAGAACGTTAACCGGGTTGTTCCGCAGTGTGGAAGGAACGAGTGACCGGGCAAAGGTGCCTGAGCTGAAGACACGTTATTATCAGCTTTCCAAAGATAAATTGTGGGATGAGGTCAGCTCCACACTCAAGAAGGTGCCGGGCTACAAGGTCGTTCATGAAGTGCCTTCCGTAGGCGAGATCTTGCTCGAGAAAAGAACGGCTTTCGGCCGGGTCATGGATATTACGGTTTCTCTCGTCGGGACCGGCCCTACACGGAGCGCGATTGACATTTATTCCGCTACCCGCGGCTCTTTGGGTGACCTGGGGGCAAATTACCGGAATATTCAGGGATTGTTCAGCATATTAGATAAGAAGCTGAGCCGTTACAAAACATCGGCCTGA
- a CDS encoding rhomboid family intramembrane serine protease, with protein sequence MIFIRYENWRSYLKYYPVTSLILVINLVMYCVLLFNGGAGNMETLFRFGAVGSELPYSQDWWRYVTAIFLHLNFSHLLFNCFAILVFAPPLERLLGWWRYLLVYLVSGVLGNALSMAFYRHAMEYTLSVGASGAIYGVYGAFLYIALLQRNLIDEGSRKTLYAILLVGIIFSFAMTGTNWMAHLGGLIGGFFVYGLLIRLTRRFKT encoded by the coding sequence ATGATATTTATTCGTTATGAGAACTGGAGAAGTTATCTGAAATATTATCCGGTTACTTCACTAATCCTGGTCATTAATCTGGTTATGTATTGTGTTCTGCTGTTTAACGGCGGAGCGGGCAATATGGAAACCCTATTCCGCTTTGGGGCCGTTGGATCTGAGCTTCCGTACAGCCAGGACTGGTGGCGGTATGTGACCGCTATTTTTCTACATCTGAACTTCTCGCATCTCTTGTTTAATTGTTTTGCTATTCTAGTATTTGCGCCTCCGCTGGAACGTTTACTGGGCTGGTGGCGGTATTTACTCGTATATTTGGTAAGCGGGGTGCTCGGCAATGCACTGAGTATGGCCTTCTACCGGCACGCTATGGAGTATACGCTTTCCGTAGGCGCTTCAGGCGCAATCTACGGGGTATATGGGGCCTTTTTATATATTGCCCTTTTACAGCGCAACCTGATCGATGAAGGCTCCAGAAAAACGCTTTACGCGATTCTGCTGGTAGGAATCATCTTTTCCTTCGCCATGACCGGTACGAACTGGATGGCCCATTTGGGAGGTCTAATCGGCGGATTTTTTGTATACGGGCTTTTGATTCGTCTCACCAGACGTTTTAAAACTTAA
- a CDS encoding LysR family transcriptional regulator, which translates to MELRQLQYFVKVAGKEHVTQAAEELHVAQSAVSRQIHQLEKELGVELFKQKGRNLQLTAVGQLFCTRVESILKDLDRAVAEVHEFLDPEQGEIRLGFPHSLGVHLLPVIIAEFKKRYPNVKFRFKQGMFTTLIRDVTEAEVDLAFISPFPDHHEQVSGDVVLTEELFAILPPGHPLAGESEITLHQLKDDKFILFSKGYSLRPIVLHACLEAGFTPKIAFEGEETDTIRGLVAAGMGVSLLPEMASYHNGNLAPTRVKISAPKVTRTIGLIYRSDDKLPLVAQSFRTFLLEHFNVKPCPEADK; encoded by the coding sequence GTGGAACTAAGACAACTGCAGTATTTTGTTAAAGTAGCAGGCAAGGAACACGTTACACAAGCGGCGGAGGAGCTGCACGTTGCTCAATCCGCAGTCAGCAGGCAGATTCATCAGCTTGAGAAAGAGCTGGGAGTAGAGCTGTTCAAACAGAAAGGCAGAAATTTGCAGCTGACAGCGGTCGGACAGCTGTTCTGCACCAGGGTCGAATCCATCCTTAAGGATCTGGACCGGGCCGTTGCTGAGGTTCATGAGTTTCTGGATCCGGAACAGGGGGAGATCAGGCTCGGGTTCCCGCACAGCCTTGGCGTTCATTTGCTGCCCGTGATCATTGCGGAATTCAAGAAACGGTATCCGAATGTCAAGTTCCGTTTCAAGCAAGGGATGTTTACCACGCTGATCCGGGATGTGACGGAAGCCGAAGTGGACTTGGCTTTTATTTCTCCTTTCCCGGATCATCATGAACAGGTATCGGGGGATGTGGTGCTGACCGAGGAGCTGTTTGCGATCCTTCCTCCCGGTCATCCGCTGGCCGGTGAAAGCGAAATTACACTGCATCAATTGAAGGATGACAAGTTTATTTTATTCAGCAAAGGTTATTCGCTCCGGCCGATTGTGCTTCATGCCTGTCTGGAGGCGGGGTTTACGCCCAAAATTGCCTTTGAAGGCGAAGAGACGGATACGATCCGAGGTTTGGTGGCGGCAGGAATGGGCGTAAGTCTGCTTCCGGAGATGGCTTCTTACCATAACGGAAACCTGGCTCCAACCCGGGTGAAAATATCAGCTCCCAAAGTAACACGTACGATTGGCCTTATCTATCGATCCGATGACAAGCTTCCGCTTGTCGCTCAGTCATTCCGAACCTTCCTTCTGGAGCATTTCAACGTCAAGCCCTGTCCGGAAGCTGACAAATAA
- a CDS encoding M67 family metallopeptidase, which translates to MKTESSGHQLKINIELNEQILMAIHQHMAACHPLEGCGILFGEPSAGSVQSWQITEFRPAANRSSQPERAFSLDPAVWVPSSLSPRLLGIVHSHPVSAPVPSQEDLKQLQSFGELIKVYMIVSTEHKNPPNHSLYGVQSGEDAGYILIKLHAN; encoded by the coding sequence ATGAAAACAGAAAGCAGTGGTCATCAATTGAAAATAAATATAGAGCTCAATGAACAGATTCTAATGGCTATTCATCAGCATATGGCTGCCTGCCATCCTTTAGAAGGATGCGGAATTTTGTTTGGCGAGCCCTCAGCTGGAAGCGTCCAAAGCTGGCAGATCACCGAATTTAGGCCCGCAGCCAACCGTTCCTCACAACCCGAACGAGCCTTCTCACTGGATCCAGCTGTTTGGGTCCCGAGCAGCTTGTCCCCGCGTCTGTTAGGCATTGTTCACAGTCATCCGGTTTCCGCACCCGTGCCGTCTCAGGAGGACTTGAAACAGCTGCAAAGCTTCGGAGAACTGATCAAAGTGTATATGATTGTTTCAACTGAACACAAAAATCCCCCTAATCACTCGCTGTACGGGGTTCAATCAGGGGAAGACGCAGGATATATTTTAATAAAGCTTCACGCAAATTAG
- a CDS encoding MerR family transcriptional regulator produces MKLYRIGELAKAAGVSERTIDYYTKLGLISPETRTHKNYRLYSLETLNRLERINQWKQEKYTLEEIRARLEELTDINEEQVSEKLTSLELHLQQLEREVKELEPLISQLKPGQANKVYTHIMPSSLACIEALRLLMNHGPFT; encoded by the coding sequence ATAAAATTGTACCGAATCGGGGAACTGGCCAAAGCCGCAGGCGTCAGCGAACGAACTATTGATTACTATACAAAGCTGGGATTGATTTCTCCGGAGACAAGAACGCACAAAAATTATCGGCTGTACAGTCTTGAAACCTTAAACCGCCTGGAACGTATTAACCAGTGGAAACAAGAAAAGTACACACTGGAGGAGATCCGCGCCAGACTTGAGGAATTAACGGATATCAACGAAGAGCAGGTTTCGGAGAAGCTGACCTCGCTCGAGCTTCATCTGCAGCAGCTGGAGCGTGAAGTCAAGGAGCTAGAGCCTTTGATTTCCCAGCTTAAGCCTGGTCAGGCCAATAAGGTTTACACGCATATCATGCCTTCCAGCTTGGCTTGCATTGAAGCACTCCGTTTATTAATGAATCATGGACCCTTCACATGA
- a CDS encoding zinc metallopeptidase, producing the protein MYFDGMYILIIIAFIFSLWAQFRVKGTFNKYTEVPNYSGMTGQEAARRMLDANGLYDVPIEPVRGSLTDHYDPIHRVVRLSEPVYYERSISAVSVACHEVGHAIQHKVHYPMLVLRHRIFPIVNFASGVAPFLLIAGILFSAFNLLGLGIIFFSVAVAFQLITLPVEFNASNRARKIMLEQGYVTPSESKSVGKVLNAAALTYVAAALISVLELLRYILIFTNNNRE; encoded by the coding sequence ATGTATTTTGACGGTATGTACATTTTAATCATCATTGCGTTCATCTTCTCCCTCTGGGCCCAATTCAGGGTAAAGGGAACTTTCAACAAATATACCGAGGTCCCCAACTACAGCGGCATGACCGGACAGGAAGCCGCACGGCGCATGCTGGATGCCAACGGACTTTATGATGTGCCGATTGAACCGGTACGCGGAAGCCTGACAGACCACTACGATCCGATTCACCGAGTTGTACGTCTGTCGGAACCGGTTTATTACGAACGTTCTATTTCCGCCGTTTCCGTAGCCTGCCATGAAGTCGGTCATGCCATCCAGCACAAGGTTCATTATCCGATGCTGGTGCTCAGACATCGCATCTTCCCGATTGTGAACTTTGCATCGGGCGTTGCTCCTTTTCTGCTGATTGCCGGCATTTTGTTCAGCGCCTTTAATCTGCTTGGACTCGGCATTATCTTCTTCTCCGTGGCCGTGGCTTTCCAGCTCATTACACTGCCAGTCGAATTTAACGCCAGTAACCGCGCGCGCAAAATTATGCTGGAGCAAGGTTATGTCACCCCTAGCGAATCCAAAAGCGTCGGCAAAGTGCTGAACGCTGCTGCTTTGACCTATGTCGCTGCCGCGCTTATCTCCGTACTGGAGCTTCTGCGCTATATCCTTATCTTTACCAACAATAACCGAGAATAA
- a CDS encoding ammonium transporter, which translates to MRKKWLLSLLTFGSLFAVPVSAFAADDVTAPAVEIGVNSLFVFLAFVLVFFMQAGFALLEAGSVRMKNAGHVAGKTVLTLGIAVIAFWALGFGFGFGNGNGFFGYEGFFFGGNADTPSFDALTAAGVPMVIMFLFQFSFAAVSLAIACGGMAERAKLSVYIIFGLLFMIIIYPIIAHWVWGGGWLAEMGMQDYAGSAVVHLTGATAALVATFLLKPRLGKYNKDGKPNSIPGHNQVLSVLGVIILWFGWFGFNPGSGLSAMNDGFFGYVALTTNLAAAAGGVAALLISWAVFGKADIPSMLNGVLAALVAITGSCAFVEPWAAIVIGVVAGVLTFFTAQWFEKAGLDDPVYAFSVHGIAGMWGALSTGFFATGDLADTVGVGQAGLFYGGGFHQLGVQALGMVGTFVFVLVLSFIILGIIKAVTGLRVTEEEETMGLDISEHGTYGYPEQMGLLNNSGRDISK; encoded by the coding sequence ATGAGGAAGAAGTGGTTGTTAAGCTTGTTGACTTTCGGTTCACTATTTGCAGTTCCGGTCTCCGCGTTTGCTGCAGATGACGTAACTGCACCGGCAGTTGAAATCGGTGTGAACTCCTTGTTTGTATTTCTGGCTTTTGTGCTTGTCTTCTTTATGCAGGCTGGTTTCGCTCTACTTGAAGCTGGATCCGTACGTATGAAAAATGCCGGCCACGTAGCCGGTAAAACCGTTCTTACATTAGGGATAGCCGTTATCGCTTTCTGGGCCCTCGGTTTTGGATTCGGCTTCGGCAATGGCAACGGATTTTTTGGCTACGAGGGTTTCTTCTTTGGAGGAAACGCAGACACTCCTTCATTTGATGCATTAACTGCAGCCGGAGTGCCGATGGTGATCATGTTTCTGTTTCAATTCTCTTTCGCGGCTGTTTCACTGGCGATCGCCTGCGGCGGTATGGCCGAACGCGCGAAGCTGAGTGTTTACATTATCTTCGGACTTTTGTTTATGATTATCATTTACCCAATCATCGCTCACTGGGTATGGGGCGGCGGATGGCTGGCCGAAATGGGCATGCAGGACTATGCGGGCTCGGCAGTCGTTCACTTGACAGGTGCGACAGCGGCTCTGGTAGCAACCTTCCTGCTCAAACCGCGCCTTGGTAAATACAATAAAGACGGTAAGCCTAACAGCATTCCTGGACACAACCAAGTGCTCTCCGTATTGGGTGTAATCATTTTGTGGTTCGGCTGGTTCGGTTTCAACCCGGGCAGTGGACTTTCCGCTATGAACGACGGATTTTTTGGCTATGTAGCCCTGACTACTAACCTGGCTGCTGCCGCAGGCGGCGTTGCCGCGCTGCTGATTTCCTGGGCGGTGTTTGGCAAAGCGGACATCCCTAGCATGCTGAACGGTGTATTGGCGGCGTTGGTTGCTATTACGGGTTCATGTGCATTCGTAGAACCGTGGGCGGCCATCGTAATCGGGGTTGTAGCAGGCGTGTTGACATTCTTTACAGCTCAATGGTTTGAAAAAGCAGGGCTGGATGATCCCGTTTACGCATTCTCCGTACACGGCATCGCCGGTATGTGGGGCGCTTTGTCCACCGGTTTCTTCGCAACAGGCGATCTTGCTGACACGGTTGGCGTAGGTCAAGCCGGTTTGTTCTACGGCGGCGGCTTCCACCAGCTGGGTGTTCAAGCTTTGGGCATGGTCGGAACGTTCGTATTCGTCCTGGTGCTTTCCTTCATTATTCTGGGGATCATCAAGGCTGTTACAGGACTACGTGTCACTGAGGAAGAAGAGACTATGGGACTTGATATCAGTGAGCATGGCACTTATGGTTATCCGGAACAAATGGGTTTGCTTAATAACTCCGGCAGAGATATTAGTAAATAA